A part of Myxococcus landrumus genomic DNA contains:
- a CDS encoding AtpZ/AtpI family protein, translating into MAAKEPREQSDGSELGTTARQMRAAQPYINAVWKLVGGAVVGVLGGYWLDRKLGSGPWLLVGLSFLGICVGFYGFLREMARLGRRK; encoded by the coding sequence ATGGCGGCGAAGGAACCCCGGGAGCAATCGGATGGCAGCGAGCTGGGGACGACGGCTCGACAGATGAGGGCGGCGCAGCCCTACATCAATGCGGTGTGGAAGCTGGTGGGCGGGGCGGTGGTGGGAGTGCTGGGAGGCTACTGGCTGGACCGGAAGCTGGGGTCGGGGCCGTGGTTGTTGGTGGGCTTGAGCTTCCTGGGTATCTGCGTGGGCTTCTACGGATTCCTCCGGGAGATGGCTCGACTGGGACGGCGCAAGTGA